A window of the Buteo buteo chromosome 8, bButBut1.hap1.1, whole genome shotgun sequence genome harbors these coding sequences:
- the LOC142033912 gene encoding cystatin-B-like, whose translation MLCGGTSAARPATNETQQMADEVKPQLEEKEGKKFDVFTAVEFKTQVVAGTNYFIKVHVGNDEFMHLRVFRSLPHENKPLSLHSYQSSKTKHDELAFF comes from the exons ATGTTGTGCGGGGGGACCtcggcggcccggcccgccaCAAACGAGACGCAGCAGATGGCGGATGAG GTGAAACCTCagctagaagaaaaagaagggaaaaagtttGATGTCTTCACTGCAGTGGAGTTTAAAACTCAGGTGGTTGCTGGAACAAACTACTTCATCAAG GTCCATGTTGGCAATGATGAGTTCATGCACCTGCGGGTGTTCAGAAGCCTTCCTCACGAGAATAAGCCGCTGAGTCTCCACAGTTACCAGAGCAGCAAGACCAAGCATGATGAACTGGCTTTTTTCTAG